Part of the candidate division WOR-3 bacterium genome, CCCAGTGAACAATTACATTTTGCAGAGCAATTCGGTGCCGGAGAAAGAAAGTATGAAATCAAAAGTATCTGATCTGAGACACAAAATTAAGCGTCTCGAAACGCTGATCGATACCTCGATGGTCTTTTCTGGTATTCTTGATATCGACGATCTGCTTGACACGGTCATGCAGAAGGCGGAAGAGGTCATGGAAGCGGAGGCCTCATCGGTTTTCCGGATCGATGAAAAGCGCAGGGATCTGTATTTCATTACTGCCCGCGGTGAAAAAGGTAAGGAAGCAAAAGAAATCCGGGTGCCGATGGGCAAGGGTATTGTAGGTTGGGTGGCCGAACATGGCAAGCCGTTGCTCGTTCCCGATGTTCGAAAAGACCGCAGGTGGTTCCGCGGCGTGGATGAAAAGACCAAGTGGGTCACGCGCTCGATACTCGCTGTGCCTTTGATCGCGAAGGGCAAGGTGATAGGTGTCGCTGAAGTCCTGAACAAAAAAGGTGGCAGAAAATTCGACAAGGGAGATCTCGAACTCTTCGCAGCGCTTGGTAATCAGATCGCGATCGCCGTTGAGAACGCATCACTCTACGGTGATTTGGATAGACTCTTCCTTTCTTCGATCCGGGCGATCGTTGAAGCGGTCGACGCGAAGGATCCGTACACGCGTGGGCATTCGGGCAGGGTAGTTGAATATGCACTGCATATCGGACGCGCCGTCACCCGCAACAAAGATAGAATCAAGGAGATCGAGATATCCGCGATCTTGCATGATGTCGGCAAGATTGGCATACCGGATAAGATTCTGGGCAAGCCCGGCCGTTTGACCCGTCGCGAGCAGAATTATATGGAGCGCCATCCGGAATTCAGCGCGGCGATAGTCGAACCGATCGAGTTATTGAAGAAATTGATGAAAAATATCCTGCATCACCATGAACGAATAGATGGTGCTGGTTATCCGGATGGGCTAAGGGGGAGGAAGATACCTCTTGTAGCGCGCATCATATGTATCGCCGATGCTTTTGACGCTATGACCACGGACCGCCCCTATCGTAAACGCAAAAGTGCACGCACCGCGCTCCGCGAACTGAAACGGCATAGCGGCAGTCAGTTCGATACAAAGTTGGTGAATATCTTCATCAACGAGTTCAGGAAGAACAACCTGTCCTGATCTCAGTCGCCCTTTAATATCCTATCTGCGTACTTCTCAATACGGACTTTTCGTATTCTTGAAGGAGAATTGTTCTCTGCCGGAAGAAATCTCGTGTCCCGCCGGCGCGATTAGCGGTTACGACAACTCAAATCTCCCCAGATTGCCAGGTCCTTTCCATACCATGCTGCGCCGCACATTCGGATACACTTTCCACTGGTTGGATAAGGTGGTTTTTCCACTGCATGTAGTCCCCCGACAATGAATGGTGTAATGGTGAGTACAAACTGATCGACCAGATCGCTCCGGAGAAAGCTCGTAATGACACGCGCTCCTCCTTCGACCATTAGACTCGAGATCTCTTCGTTTCCGAGGAAATCGAGAAGGGCGGCCAGATCGATCTCGTCTTTATTTCTGGACCTCATGGGAATCACTCGTGCACCCTTTTGCTGCAATATCTTGCGTCGGGAAGTATTACACCTGGGCGAGGTTATGATCCAGGGCATCTTCTTGTTGCGCAGTGCTTTGGCTTTTTGCGGTATTCTCAATGTCCGGTCGAGGATAATGGGTTGCGGGTCAGAACCCTTGATCATTCGTACGTTGAGCCGCGGGTCATCAGACAGGATAGTTCCGATGCCAACCAGAATGGCATCGTGGGTAGCCCTGAGTCTATGGCACAGCCGTAATGATTCCCTCCCGCTGAGAGAGAGCCGTGCCCCCCGGTGGGCGGCAATGCTCCCGTCTAGGCTTTGCGCATAACTGATCGTTACCAATGGGCGCCCGGTTCGCTTTCTATGTCGTCTTGCTCCGGTGCACAGTGCTTCAATTTTCAATTTGCACCTGCCGGTAAAACCGGATGTCGTGCGATGCAGCCCGCACTGCTTTGAGAGCACTTTTTTCTTTGTCTTTTATCTCCAGCATGATGTCGAAATCATACGGGTGTGTTATCTTGAGGAATCTTTTGAATTTCCCTGTATTGATTCTTTCTGCATGTGCACCTTTCACTGCTCCCTTTTTCTGCTGGCTGTAGTCTATCATTGGAATGCCGTCGAATGATCTCCATGTGCGGCTTGACTCTTCAAGACATTCTGCAGTACCTTCTCCTTCATTATTCATTTCATGATGATATGCGTCGAATAGAACCGGAACATCTGTTTCTTTGTTTATTTTCAGACAATCTGCGAGTTTGTAGTTGTGTTCATCATTCTCGATGACAAGTCTCTTGCGTACTCTCGTGCTTAACTTTCCATAGCGCAGCACGAATCTCTTCATGCTTTTGTCTTTCTCTTTGTATACGCCCCCAACGTGGATTTGTATTTTGGCGGTTGAATTGAGGTCCATCAGGTCGAGGACGTCGGCATGATATTCCAGTTCTGCAATACTGCGCGTGAATATCCGGGGGTCAATCGAATTTATCAGCGTGAATTGGTCCGGATGCATGGATATGCGCAGATCATTTTTCCTTATGATATCGCCAATCTTCAGAAACTCTTTCTTGAAGAATTTTTGCCATCTGCATCTATTGACCGGGTGCGATGCGAACGGCACGAGGTCAGAGGTGATCCTGAAGAAATACAATTCCTCCCGGATGTTGTATTCGATGATCTCAAGAAGGCATTGCAGATTCCGGCGGACGGTTTCAATGAGCCTGGCCTCGGAGTAGTTTCTGATGCGGAACGTTCGGGCTGACTTGCATTTCAAAGATCGGTTTATGCATGGGTAACCGATTTTCATTTCGAAGATTAGTAATCCCTTCCTTTTCCGGAATCGCTGATATCAAGCAATTCCTGCGGGTATGGCCGGAAGAACGTCTGGTCCATCAGATATTTCTCGCCGAATCGGACTCCCCAGGCCATCAATACATCCAGATCGCTGCTCAAAGGAGTCTTGCCCTTGCGGTATTTATCCATGAGGTCGATGAAGAACGCTTTTTCCTCCTTGTTGAGTTTGTCCGAAAAGTATCCCAAAGCATGCATCAATACGTTTATGTATGACGTGTACCGTGCAGGTTTTGCCAGTGCACTATAAAGGTGGTCCTGGTAATCCTGGAATACCTGACTGGAGGGTTTTCTCTCATGGTTGGCAACGATTCTGCCCATTATTCTGAATTCTTTTTGATTGTAAGCCATCAGCAGGAATTTATTTTCAGCTTGGAATTGAACGATGTCTTTCATCTTTTGAGTTTTTCTGATCATGCGGAACCTGGTTATCGTGAACAACCGTCTCAAGAAATGCTCGCGTATTGTAAAGTTGCGAATACGGCCTTCATCTTCGACCGGTAAGATGGGGAATTTTTTCAATACGGCCGTAGCGAAAAAACCACTGCCCTTTCTGAGCGCCGCGCTTTTTTCCATGCTCGGGTATATCTTTACTTCTTTTACGCCACATGACGGTGAGCGTGATTTGAGAATGAACCCGTCAACATCTGTCAACGCATCCAGATATTTGCTGCAGAACCCCGTTATCTTATCGGTATGGTCCTTTCCCGTTGCGGGTTGCATCATTCGTAATTCAGTATTCAACAGCACCACGCGCACGGGGTCCCGTGGGACGCCGAGCTTTATCTCGACTTCCGGACAGACCGCGATGTAATCAACGTATTTTGCCAGGCGATCGACGAATTGATCTTGTATCGTCAACCCGTTCCAGCGGCAGCGCGCAAAGCCAAGGCATTTGCTGACAACGACGCGCGGCTTGGCAAATGTATCCACCAGGAGCCTTGTCTGATTATCTATTTAGGTGGAACAGGGCAAAGTTCAGGATGGCTGCAAAGGTAACCCAAACGATATATGGGATGAGTAGCATGCTCGCAAGTTCCGAGACCTTGCGGAACTTCAGGATTGTAGCAAAGATCGCAATCCAGAGTGCGATGATAACGATGAGCCCGGCGATGGGGGACTTCAGACCGAAAAATGCTATTGACCAGAAAACATTCAGAACTAGTTGTGCCCCAAACGCGACGAGCGCTGGTTTTGCATGGATGCTGTCGTTTCGCTCGCGCCAGACCAGGAACAGGGAAACACCCATGATGATGAATAACGTTATCCATACAGGTGAAAACAACCAGTTCGGCGGAGTGAAAGAAGGTTTATTGAGTGAGGCGTACCATGTTGGTATGTTAGCTGTTGTAAAGATGGAGCCGATGAAACCGGCAAGCTGGCAGATCGCAATGCTGAGTATCAACCGCCAAATATCCGGCAGACGGAATTTTTTCATTTCTTATCCTTGGAAAGTTATTATCACGATTCTGTGTACCCCCTGACAGATTCGTTATTGACTCGTAATTATATTGAGTCGAGCGTATTTGTCAATATGAACGAGGGTATTTGTGCCGTGGTTCTATCCGCTGATATTGACATATTTTAAATACTGAATAGACTATTTTATATGTTTCTTACTGACGCTGACGGTTACTGTCCACAATTACCTGCCATCCTCGCATCACGGACCATTTTTCAAATGCAGCAGGGTTCCGTGGGCGTACGACTATGAAAATCGATATCGGCATATATTACGGACCGATCGACCTGCTGGTTTATCTGGTCCGCAAGAAGGAAGTGGATATTTTTGACATTCCGATCGCTCAGATTGCCGAAGAGTACCTGGACTACATACGGAAGATCGAGCGTAGTGAATTTGAAGACGTCGCCGATTTTCTTCTGATGGCCGCGATCCTTATTAGGCTTAAGGTGCGTTCACTTCTTCCCCGGACACCGGAGGATGAGGATGCCGGACAGCCGGTCTCCCTCATGCAGATCGTTGAGGAATTCAAGAAGTACAAGGAGATAGCGAAGGCTTTCAGCATAATGGAGGCCGAGACCAGCAGGCAATTCCCGCGAATCGGCAAGGAAGAACCGCCGCTCGAGGAGGGCGATGTAATGAGTCTAATCCTTGCTCTTCGTGGTCTCAAACCGGTGGAGGATAAGAGTATTGTTGTGAAACGTCAGCAGGTGCCGATCGAAGAAATTGTGGAGGAGATCAAGAACATCCTGAAAGAGAAAGAAAAGCTGAATTTCCTGGAGTTTCTGAAAGAGAAGAACGATGTTGCGGTGGCAGTTGCCTATTTCTTTGGCATGCTGGAGATCGTCAAAATAGGATATGCACGAGCTGAACAGCATTCTTTGTTCGGAGACATATTTCTATACGCCGGCGATCGCGCTTAATCATTTCAGGGGAGGGGATGAAGAAGAAATATACGCTGCTGTTACTTGATTGCGGAAAAGTCATCAAGCAGATACCTCTCGGCACCGATGATGTTCTGATCGGGCGCGCCGAGGATACCGATCTTGCATTGACCAGTAATGAAGTATCGCGGCACCATGCGACCGTCAGATTTATAAATGAGCAGTATATCATCGAGGACCTGTCCAGCACGAATGGAACCTATGTCAATTCAGACAAGATAGAAAAGCATGCCCTCAGCCATGGCGATGAGATATCCATTGGTGAACATTCGATAATCTTCGATGACGGATCCTACGGTCTATCGTGTGTTGAAGAAACCGGGATCGCGCGTCGTGGCGAGGAGACTTCGATAATATCGAGTAAATTCAATTCTCTCGAAAGTAAGATTGATGACAAGTCACTTAGAAAGGAATTCAGGGATATCGAGAAATTTGTCCGTAAAAGCAGAAAGCGTTTGGCTACTCTTGCGCATGCCGACAAACTAACCGGACTCTACAACCGGCAATATTTTGACAAGGCCGCACCGCAGGAATTCCAGAAGGCGAAATCAGCCAACGTGTATTATTCGGTCTTGTTTGTTGATCTCGATCACTTCAAAGAGGTCAACGATACGCACGGACACAGGGTCGGGGATGAAGTGTTGAGGGCGGTTGCCTGGCTGATTCAGAGGGCATGCCGGAAGACCGATCTTGTTGCGCGTTATGGTGGGGAAGAGATCGTTATCGTGTTGCCCAAGACGCGGTCTTCGGATGCTGTCAAAATCGCGGAGGAAGTCAGGGTCATTATCGAAAAGCAGACAAAGAAGATTCTGGACATACCAATTACTGTTAGCATTGGGGTCGCCACGTATCCGGATGACGGCGCAGCGCTGAACTCTATTCTGGAGAAGGCCGACAAGGCCCTCTACGAGGCAAAAAGGAACGGGCGGAATATCGTCTGCAAGTATCATGAATAAAGAGATCAAGTACGTAGGCAATTACAGGATACTCGACATAATCGGCAAGGGTGGTATGGCAAGGGTGTATACGGCGATACAGGTGCCGTTGGACCGTGTTGTGGTAGTGAAGGAAATGAGCAAATCCTCGGGTGCCGAATACCGCAAGCGCTTTAAGAATGAATCTTTGATCACGGCTGCTCTTGAGCATCCCAACATTGTTACCGTATATGATTATTTCAGCATCGGCCAGACGAGCTATCTTGTGATGCAGTACGTCGATGGATTGGGTCTTTCAGAAATAATCGAGAGCGAGGCACCGCTTCATCCTTTGGTGGCGGCGACGATCTGCCGTGAGATATGTCTGGCGGTGGATTATGCGCACAAAAATAATGTCATACACAGAGATATAAAACCGACCAATGTGTTGATATCAAAAGACGGGAAGTTGAAGGTGACCGATTTTGGTGTAGCAAAGGACGAAACAGCGCG contains:
- a CDS encoding segregation/condensation protein A, with the protein product MKIDIGIYYGPIDLLVYLVRKKEVDIFDIPIAQIAEEYLDYIRKIERSEFEDVADFLLMAAILIRLKVRSLLPRTPEDEDAGQPVSLMQIVEEFKKYKEIAKAFSIMEAETSRQFPRIGKEEPPLEEGDVMSLILALRGLKPVEDKSIVVKRQQVPIEEIVEEIKNILKEKEKLNFLEFLKEKNDVAVAVAYFFGMLEIVKIGYARAEQHSLFGDIFLYAGDRA
- a CDS encoding GGDEF domain-containing protein; the encoded protein is MKKKYTLLLLDCGKVIKQIPLGTDDVLIGRAEDTDLALTSNEVSRHHATVRFINEQYIIEDLSSTNGTYVNSDKIEKHALSHGDEISIGEHSIIFDDGSYGLSCVEETGIARRGEETSIISSKFNSLESKIDDKSLRKEFRDIEKFVRKSRKRLATLAHADKLTGLYNRQYFDKAAPQEFQKAKSANVYYSVLFVDLDHFKEVNDTHGHRVGDEVLRAVAWLIQRACRKTDLVARYGGEEIVIVLPKTRSSDAVKIAEEVRVIIEKQTKKILDIPITVSIGVATYPDDGAALNSILEKADKALYEAKRNGRNIVCKYHE
- the uvsE gene encoding UV DNA damage repair endonuclease UvsE — protein: MKIGYPCINRSLKCKSARTFRIRNYSEARLIETVRRNLQCLLEIIEYNIREELYFFRITSDLVPFASHPVNRCRWQKFFKKEFLKIGDIIRKNDLRISMHPDQFTLINSIDPRIFTRSIAELEYHADVLDLMDLNSTAKIQIHVGGVYKEKDKSMKRFVLRYGKLSTRVRKRLVIENDEHNYKLADCLKINKETDVPVLFDAYHHEMNNEGEGTAECLEESSRTWRSFDGIPMIDYSQQKKGAVKGAHAERINTGKFKRFLKITHPYDFDIMLEIKDKEKSALKAVRAASHDIRFYRQVQIEN
- a CDS encoding tryptophan-rich sensory protein; the protein is MKKFRLPDIWRLILSIAICQLAGFIGSIFTTANIPTWYASLNKPSFTPPNWLFSPVWITLFIIMGVSLFLVWRERNDSIHAKPALVAFGAQLVLNVFWSIAFFGLKSPIAGLIVIIALWIAIFATILKFRKVSELASMLLIPYIVWVTFAAILNFALFHLNR
- a CDS encoding RibD family protein → MKIEALCTGARRHRKRTGRPLVTISYAQSLDGSIAAHRGARLSLSGRESLRLCHRLRATHDAILVGIGTILSDDPRLNVRMIKGSDPQPIILDRTLRIPQKAKALRNKKMPWIITSPRCNTSRRKILQQKGARVIPMRSRNKDEIDLAALLDFLGNEEISSLMVEGGARVITSFLRSDLVDQFVLTITPFIVGGLHAVEKPPYPTSGKCIRMCGAAWYGKDLAIWGDLSCRNR
- a CDS encoding DUF523 and DUF1722 domain-containing protein, with the protein product MDTFAKPRVVVSKCLGFARCRWNGLTIQDQFVDRLAKYVDYIAVCPEVEIKLGVPRDPVRVVLLNTELRMMQPATGKDHTDKITGFCSKYLDALTDVDGFILKSRSPSCGVKEVKIYPSMEKSAALRKGSGFFATAVLKKFPILPVEDEGRIRNFTIREHFLRRLFTITRFRMIRKTQKMKDIVQFQAENKFLLMAYNQKEFRIMGRIVANHERKPSSQVFQDYQDHLYSALAKPARYTSYINVLMHALGYFSDKLNKEEKAFFIDLMDKYRKGKTPLSSDLDVLMAWGVRFGEKYLMDQTFFRPYPQELLDISDSGKGRDY
- a CDS encoding GAF domain-containing protein codes for the protein MKSKVSDLRHKIKRLETLIDTSMVFSGILDIDDLLDTVMQKAEEVMEAEASSVFRIDEKRRDLYFITARGEKGKEAKEIRVPMGKGIVGWVAEHGKPLLVPDVRKDRRWFRGVDEKTKWVTRSILAVPLIAKGKVIGVAEVLNKKGGRKFDKGDLELFAALGNQIAIAVENASLYGDLDRLFLSSIRAIVEAVDAKDPYTRGHSGRVVEYALHIGRAVTRNKDRIKEIEISAILHDVGKIGIPDKILGKPGRLTRREQNYMERHPEFSAAIVEPIELLKKLMKNILHHHERIDGAGYPDGLRGRKIPLVARIICIADAFDAMTTDRPYRKRKSARTALRELKRHSGSQFDTKLVNIFINEFRKNNLS